The Haloferax marinisediminis nucleotide sequence CAGGCGGCGACGACGACGTCGAAGTCGGGGTCCGCACCGTGGAAGTCGCGCTGCTCTTCGGCCGCGCGAATCGCGATGCGCGTCACGCCGCGGACGTGTTCGACGTTGGTCACCTCGTGGATGTTCCACGCATAGGGGATGTCGTCGATATCTCGCCACCCACCACGTTCGAGGCCGAGACACCACGCGTCGATGACGTTCTCGCGCAGGTCGTCGTCTTCGATGTCGTCGAGCTCCGGATAGGCGGCTTCGACCTGCTGTCGGTAATCGTCGGCGTTCATCCAGCCATCACTCACCCGTCACGTCCTTCTGGACGGTCTCTTGGCCGACGAATCGTGGACGGTCTTCGAGCGAGAGGAAGTTGTCCACGTCTTCGCGGGGTGCTTTGGCTTTCGGATGGTCAGGGTCGTAGTCGCGTGACGACTCGTGGCCGAGACCCGCCCGGAGCGCGTCGAGACTTTCGAAGTAGAGTTCGGCGACGCCGTCGAACTCGGCGTTTTCGGGGTCCGTCGGGACGACTCGGGCATAGCGGACGACGCCCGGAATCTCCCGAGCGAGTGGAACGTGCGTGTTCGCCCAGTGGTCGAGGAACTCCTCGTGAGTCATCCCGTCTTTCCGGACGAGGAACGCCGAGTGCTTGTAGAGTCCCGTCGTCTCGCCGCCCGTCTCGTCTTTCTCGACGAACTCCTCGCCGATGAGTCGCGGGCGTCGCTCGATGTCGAGGAAGTTGTCCACGTCTTCTCTGGCTTCCTTGGCTTTCCCCTTTGCGGGGTCGTAGTCACGCGACCCT carries:
- a CDS encoding EthD domain-containing protein, which codes for MYKHIALLVRKQGMSHDEFVEYWQTNHTPIAREIEGVVRYQTVLPADPEAAEFDGIAELFFDDLDALHDALGSEGSRDYDPAKGKAKEAREDVDNFLDIERRPRLIGEEFVEKDETGGETTGLYKHSAFLVRKDGMTHEEFLDHWANTHVPLAREIPGVVRYARVVPTDPENAEFDGVAELYFESLDALRAGLGHESSRDYDPDHPKAKAPREDVDNFLSLEDRPRFVGQETVQKDVTGE